One stretch of Lacrimispora sphenoides DNA includes these proteins:
- a CDS encoding amidohydrolase family protein has protein sequence MTGGKNFVLKGNVCYSEDVHSLKTVVQGYLVCQDGKSAGVYKELPVQFADYPLEDFGDMLIVPGLVDLHIHAPQFAFRGLGMDLELLDWLNTNTFPEEAKYADLEYAKKAYGIFAESMKKSATTRACIFGTIHRPATELLMDLMEETGLKTMIGKVNMDRNSPDYLREQGAEESEQETLLWLKETGSKYENVKPILTPRFIPSCTDDLLERLGRLQKEQGLPVQSHLSENQGEVAWVKELCPASEFYGDAYDQFGLFGENGKTVMAHCVSSSEEEIELIKERGVYIAHCPQSNTNLSSGIAPVRTYLDRKLNVGLGTDVAGGSGESIFRAMADAIQVSKLRWRLKDESLKPLTVEEAFYLGTLGGGSFFGKVGSFLEGYEFDALILDDSGLPHPQELNLRERLERFIYLSDDRHIKGKYTGGNRIF, from the coding sequence ATGACTGGTGGTAAAAATTTTGTTTTAAAAGGGAACGTTTGTTACAGTGAAGATGTCCACTCGTTAAAGACGGTGGTGCAGGGGTACCTGGTTTGTCAGGATGGGAAGTCAGCAGGAGTTTACAAAGAGCTTCCGGTGCAGTTTGCGGATTATCCTCTGGAAGACTTTGGAGATATGCTCATTGTACCCGGACTTGTTGATCTTCATATCCATGCGCCTCAGTTTGCCTTTCGCGGTTTGGGAATGGATCTGGAGCTTTTGGATTGGCTGAACACCAATACATTTCCGGAGGAAGCCAAGTATGCCGATCTGGAATATGCAAAAAAGGCATATGGAATATTTGCAGAATCCATGAAAAAAAGTGCTACTACAAGGGCCTGTATCTTTGGAACCATTCACAGGCCGGCCACAGAGCTTTTAATGGACCTGATGGAGGAAACCGGTTTAAAGACCATGATCGGAAAGGTCAATATGGATCGGAATTCGCCGGATTACTTACGGGAACAGGGAGCAGAAGAGTCGGAGCAGGAAACTCTCCTCTGGCTGAAAGAAACCGGATCCAAATATGAGAACGTAAAGCCTATCCTAACACCCCGGTTTATTCCGTCCTGTACCGATGATTTGCTGGAACGGCTGGGAAGGCTGCAGAAGGAGCAAGGACTCCCGGTTCAGTCCCATTTATCGGAAAACCAGGGAGAGGTTGCATGGGTAAAAGAACTTTGCCCGGCTTCAGAATTTTACGGAGATGCTTATGATCAGTTCGGCCTGTTCGGAGAAAACGGGAAAACCGTTATGGCTCATTGTGTTTCTTCTTCCGAAGAGGAAATTGAATTAATAAAAGAGCGTGGGGTTTATATCGCTCATTGCCCTCAGTCTAATACCAACTTATCATCAGGGATCGCTCCGGTCAGAACTTATCTGGACCGAAAGCTTAATGTTGGGCTTGGAACTGACGTGGCAGGAGGAAGCGGGGAATCCATTTTCCGCGCTATGGCAGATGCTATTCAGGTGTCAAAGCTTAGATGGAGGCTAAAAGATGAAAGCTTAAAGCCACTTACCGTGGAAGAAGCATTTTATTTAGGAACCTTAGGCGGAGGCTCTTTCTTTGGAAAGGTGGGTAGCTTCCTGGAAGGCTATGAATTTGATGCTTTGATTTTGGATGACAGCGGTTTGCCTCATCCTCAGGAACTTAACTTAAGGGAGAGACTGGAACGGTTCATCTATCTGTCCGATGACAGGCATATAAAGGGGAAATATACGGGGGGAAATAGAATTTTTTAG
- a CDS encoding DUF3343 domain-containing protein: protein MRKKEQKIVITFRTTAEAIAMESQCQKEGIPGRLIPVPRQISSGCGLSWAMPVNWDGEIEKWMETRGLRFEKCGEYLI from the coding sequence ATGAGAAAAAAAGAACAAAAAATTGTGATTACGTTTCGAACAACGGCAGAGGCCATTGCCATGGAGTCCCAATGCCAGAAGGAGGGGATACCGGGACGGCTCATTCCGGTTCCCAGACAGATTTCTTCCGGCTGCGGACTTTCCTGGGCTATGCCAGTTAACTGGGACGGAGAGATAGAAAAATGGATGGAGACGAGGGGACTCCGATTTGAGAAGTGCGGGGAATATTTGATCTGA
- a CDS encoding TspO/MBR family protein — MDKNQIKLSAFTAIPLGVGALTAFLTRNGLSIYKTLNHPALSPPIWLLPIIWTALYILMGFGSYLAVSSPSHRKGEALRLYGIQLLLNFLRSLVFFNLKNYLLAFLILLFLWYSVVKMISAFWTVNPDAAVLQVPYLLWITFTGYLNLGIMFLN, encoded by the coding sequence ATGGATAAAAATCAGATAAAATTATCCGCTTTTACCGCTATTCCCTTAGGAGTTGGGGCTTTGACAGCATTTTTGACGAGAAACGGCTTGTCCATATATAAAACCTTAAATCACCCTGCCCTTTCTCCCCCAATATGGCTCCTTCCGATCATATGGACTGCATTATATATCCTCATGGGGTTCGGCTCCTATCTTGCCGTCTCCTCGCCGTCTCACAGAAAGGGAGAGGCTCTCCGGCTATATGGAATCCAACTGCTGTTGAACTTTCTCCGGAGCCTGGTGTTTTTTAACTTAAAAAACTATCTGCTGGCATTTTTGATTCTCCTTTTCCTTTGGTACTCTGTTGTAAAAATGATATCTGCCTTCTGGACTGTCAATCCGGATGCAGCAGTTTTGCAAGTTCCTTATTTACTTTGGATCACATTTACCGGGTACTTAAACCTGGGGATTATGTTTCTTAATTGA
- the xdhB gene encoding xanthine dehydrogenase subunit XdhB, producing the protein MYDMKALYEANTVEEAVKLRTEHPEAQIIAGGSDVLIQMREGKRAGKELISIYMIDEMRGVKLDEEEAIRIGSLTSFSHITKDPIIQEYINVLGEAVDMVGGPQIRNIATIGGNTCNGVTSADSASTLFAWDAVIELTGPVGIRRIPISDFYIKAGTVDIREGELQTAVIIPKNSYEGYKGHYIKYANRNAMDIATTGCSVNVKLSEDKKTVEDIRIAFGVAGPIPMRTKSAERLAKGQPVSKELAEAFGKEILEDINPRDSWRASKDFRKHIAVEMATRCFIESVKLSGGEI; encoded by the coding sequence ATGTATGATATGAAAGCATTATATGAAGCAAATACCGTAGAAGAGGCGGTAAAGCTGCGTACGGAACATCCGGAAGCACAGATCATAGCTGGCGGCAGCGATGTTTTAATACAGATGCGAGAAGGAAAACGTGCCGGTAAGGAATTGATCAGTATTTATATGATCGATGAAATGAGAGGCGTGAAACTTGACGAGGAAGAGGCCATACGCATAGGCTCTCTCACCAGTTTTTCCCATATTACGAAGGATCCGATCATCCAGGAATACATCAACGTTCTTGGAGAAGCAGTAGATATGGTTGGTGGTCCCCAGATAAGAAACATTGCAACAATCGGAGGAAACACCTGCAACGGTGTTACATCAGCGGATTCGGCATCTACGCTTTTTGCATGGGATGCAGTGATCGAGCTGACCGGCCCGGTAGGCATTCGTCGGATCCCTATCAGCGATTTCTATATTAAAGCGGGAACCGTGGATATTAGAGAGGGAGAACTTCAGACGGCGGTGATCATACCAAAGAATAGCTATGAAGGATATAAGGGCCATTATATCAAATACGCCAACAGAAACGCCATGGATATTGCCACCACAGGATGTTCCGTAAATGTCAAGCTGTCAGAGGATAAAAAGACAGTAGAAGACATCAGGATCGCTTTTGGAGTAGCAGGTCCGATTCCCATGCGCACGAAAAGCGCAGAACGACTGGCAAAGGGACAGCCGGTATCGAAAGAACTGGCAGAAGCCTTCGGAAAAGAAATTCTTGAAGATATCAATCCTCGTGATAGCTGGCGGGCCTCAAAGGATTTCCGTAAGCACATCGCCGTGGAAATGGCAACCCGTTGTTTCATAGAGTCAGTGAAACTTTCAGGAGGTGAGATCTAA
- a CDS encoding aminotransferase class V-fold PLP-dependent enzyme, whose amino-acid sequence MIYLDNAATSCQKPEEVIKAVADAMGSLGNSGRGAHGASLDASRLIFDTRRLIAELFHAGDPSRVAFTANSTVSLNMAIQGLFKPGDHVITTMMEHNSVLRPLYRMEEQGLELSILPADKKGRIRYEDIEKKIKQNTKAVVCTHASNLTGNINDLEIFGRICKKNGLLLVVDASQTAGVFDIDMEKMGIHVLCFTGHKGLLGPQGTGGICVRQGVAIRPFMVGGSGVKSYLKTQPEEMPEALEAGTLNGHGIAGLHAALLYLEKTGIETIRERELLLMRRFYEGVKDIPGVKVYGDFSEKALLCRAPVVALNIGDYDSGEVADELACSYGIYTRAGAHCAPLMHQALGTVEQGAVRFSMSHYNKEEEIDEAILAVRELSL is encoded by the coding sequence ATGATTTATCTGGATAATGCGGCAACCTCCTGCCAGAAGCCGGAGGAAGTGATAAAGGCGGTAGCAGACGCCATGGGCTCTCTTGGGAATTCCGGCCGGGGTGCCCACGGGGCGTCTCTTGATGCGTCCCGCCTGATTTTCGATACCCGGAGGCTCATTGCAGAGCTTTTTCATGCAGGAGATCCTTCCCGGGTGGCCTTTACAGCCAATTCCACAGTCAGCTTAAACATGGCCATCCAGGGCCTGTTTAAACCGGGTGATCATGTAATCACCACCATGATGGAGCACAATTCCGTGCTGCGTCCTTTGTACCGTATGGAAGAGCAGGGGCTAGAGCTTTCCATCCTTCCCGCAGATAAAAAGGGTAGGATCCGGTATGAGGATATTGAGAAGAAAATAAAGCAAAATACAAAGGCAGTGGTCTGTACCCATGCCTCCAACTTAACTGGAAATATAAACGACTTAGAAATTTTTGGAAGAATCTGCAAAAAGAACGGACTTCTTCTGGTGGTGGATGCTTCCCAGACAGCCGGAGTGTTTGATATTGATATGGAAAAAATGGGGATCCACGTTCTATGTTTCACAGGACATAAGGGACTTTTAGGACCTCAGGGGACCGGAGGAATCTGTGTCCGTCAGGGAGTTGCCATACGCCCTTTTATGGTGGGAGGAAGCGGAGTGAAAAGCTACTTAAAGACTCAGCCGGAGGAGATGCCGGAGGCTTTGGAAGCGGGAACCTTAAACGGACATGGGATTGCAGGCCTTCATGCGGCTCTTTTGTATCTTGAGAAAACTGGAATCGAAACCATCCGGGAGAGAGAGCTTCTTCTTATGAGACGGTTCTATGAAGGGGTTAAGGATATTCCGGGAGTGAAAGTTTATGGAGACTTTTCAGAAAAAGCCCTTCTTTGCCGTGCTCCGGTGGTGGCTCTCAACATAGGGGATTACGATTCCGGAGAAGTAGCTGACGAGCTGGCCTGCTCCTATGGGATCTATACCAGGGCGGGAGCCCACTGTGCCCCTCTTATGCACCAGGCTCTTGGAACTGTGGAGCAGGGGGCAGTGCGTTTTTCCATGTCCCACTATAATAAGGAAGAAGAGATTGACGAAGCCATTCTTGCTGTGAGGGAACTGAGCCTATGA
- the xdhC gene encoding xanthine dehydrogenase subunit XdhC → MPAQYKLVKCTINGKYTETMVDVRASLTDMLRDDYRLTSVKKGCEVGECGACNVIIDHECFNSCIYLAVWADGKSITTLESLMGPNGELSDIQQAFIDEAAVQCGFCTPGFIMSAVEILESGKEYTRDELRKLMSGHLCRCTGYENILNAVEKTMLRRLGKLPS, encoded by the coding sequence ATGCCGGCACAATATAAATTAGTAAAATGTACCATCAATGGAAAATACACAGAAACAATGGTGGATGTACGGGCTTCCCTTACCGATATGCTGAGGGATGATTACCGCCTGACTTCCGTAAAAAAAGGCTGTGAGGTAGGGGAATGCGGAGCCTGTAACGTGATCATAGATCATGAATGCTTCAATTCCTGCATCTATCTGGCTGTTTGGGCAGATGGAAAAAGTATCACAACCCTGGAAAGCCTTATGGGTCCAAATGGAGAGCTTTCCGACATCCAGCAGGCATTTATCGACGAGGCAGCGGTCCAGTGCGGATTCTGCACGCCGGGATTTATCATGTCAGCGGTAGAAATTTTAGAAAGCGGAAAAGAGTATACCAGAGATGAGCTTAGAAAACTGATGTCCGGCCATTTATGCCGGTGCACGGGCTATGAGAATATCCTGAATGCGGTAGAGAAAACCATGCTCCGCAGATTAGGAAAATTACCATCCTAA
- a CDS encoding NCS2 family permease, giving the protein METQKSGGFLERVFHLSENHTDARTEIVAGITTFMTMAYILAVNPSILSAAGMDSGAVFTATALGSLFATLLMAGLANYPFVLAPGMGLNAYFAYTVVLNMGYTWQIALTAVFVEGIIFIILSLTNVREAIFNAIPMNLKHAVSVGIGLFIAFIGLQNAKIVVDGATLVTMYSFKGALADGSFTTVGITVLLAIIGILVTAVLVVKNVKGNILWGIIITWILGMICQAVGLYTPNPELGMFSVFPDFSGGFGIPDMSPTFFKLDFTKIISLDFLVVMFAFLFVDVFDTLGTLIGVASKADMLDKDGKLPQIKGALLADAIGTTAGALCGTSTITTFVESAAGVAEGGRTGLTAVVSALLFGLSLFLSPIFLAIPSFATAPALVVVGFLMLTSVTKVDFVDFTEAIPCYIAIIAMPFMYSISEGISLGVISYVVINVITGKAKEKKISTLMYVLAVLFVLKYILI; this is encoded by the coding sequence ATGGAAACACAAAAAAGCGGGGGATTCTTAGAACGGGTATTTCACTTATCTGAGAATCATACAGATGCAAGGACCGAAATCGTAGCCGGTATTACCACATTTATGACCATGGCTTATATTTTGGCAGTCAACCCAAGCATCTTAAGTGCCGCGGGAATGGACAGTGGAGCTGTATTTACGGCTACTGCACTTGGATCACTGTTTGCCACCCTTTTAATGGCAGGACTTGCAAATTATCCTTTTGTACTGGCACCAGGTATGGGACTTAATGCATATTTCGCATATACCGTAGTCCTTAACATGGGCTATACCTGGCAGATCGCATTGACCGCCGTATTCGTCGAAGGTATTATTTTCATCATTCTTTCTCTGACGAATGTGCGAGAGGCAATTTTTAATGCAATTCCTATGAATTTAAAGCATGCCGTATCCGTTGGTATCGGTTTGTTTATCGCATTCATCGGACTGCAGAATGCAAAGATTGTTGTAGATGGCGCAACTCTCGTTACCATGTATTCTTTCAAGGGCGCCCTTGCGGATGGTTCCTTTACTACCGTTGGTATTACAGTATTATTAGCAATTATCGGCATTTTGGTTACAGCCGTTCTGGTAGTAAAAAATGTAAAAGGCAATATATTGTGGGGAATTATTATTACATGGATTCTGGGTATGATCTGCCAGGCTGTCGGTTTGTACACACCGAATCCGGAGCTGGGAATGTTCAGTGTATTCCCTGATTTTTCAGGCGGTTTTGGAATTCCGGATATGTCCCCAACCTTTTTCAAACTTGATTTTACCAAAATCATTTCTCTTGATTTCCTTGTAGTAATGTTTGCATTCTTGTTTGTAGACGTATTTGATACTCTGGGAACCTTAATCGGTGTGGCCTCCAAAGCAGATATGCTGGATAAAGATGGAAAACTTCCACAGATCAAGGGTGCATTATTGGCAGATGCCATTGGAACGACCGCAGGCGCATTATGCGGTACCTCTACTATCACTACCTTTGTAGAAAGTGCTGCCGGTGTTGCAGAAGGCGGCAGAACCGGATTAACTGCAGTGGTTTCAGCCCTCCTGTTTGGCTTGTCCCTGTTCTTATCCCCGATTTTCTTAGCCATTCCGTCCTTTGCTACGGCTCCGGCTCTTGTAGTGGTGGGATTCCTGATGCTGACTTCCGTCACAAAGGTTGATTTTGTTGATTTTACAGAGGCAATTCCATGCTATATCGCAATTATTGCTATGCCTTTTATGTACAGCATTTCCGAGGGAATCTCCCTGGGAGTTATCTCTTATGTCGTTATTAATGTGATAACAGGCAAAGCAAAAGAAAAGAAAATCAGTACCCTTATGTATGTTTTAGCGGTATTATTTGTGCTGAAATATATATTAATATAA
- the selD gene encoding selenide, water dikinase SelD, translated as MIPDQEVRLTQMTKTAGCAAKIGPGTLAGILENLPKFEDPNLLVGIETSDDGAIYKVNEETALIQTLDFFTPVVDDPYTFGQIAAANALSDIYAMGGEPKVALNIVAWPNCVNPALLGKILEGGASKVLEAGAVLAGGHSIQDNEPKYGLSVTGFVHPDKVFKNCEARPGDVLILTKPLGTGIVNTAVKADMASEEAKQEVIRVMTSLNRKAKQVIEHYEVHSCTDITGFGLAGHAVEMAEGSGVTIEISVKDLPIQKEAKSLAQMGLIPEGAYRNRSYTEDKLDFGETEEYIRDIFCDPQTSGGLLISVSPEDAKNIMKDLKAAQMETAYGIIGRVVEQEGKSVKLR; from the coding sequence ATGATACCAGATCAAGAAGTGAGACTTACCCAAATGACGAAAACTGCTGGCTGTGCCGCTAAAATCGGTCCTGGAACCCTTGCCGGGATTTTAGAGAACCTGCCCAAATTTGAGGATCCAAATCTGCTGGTGGGGATTGAAACCTCTGATGACGGTGCCATTTACAAGGTGAACGAGGAGACCGCATTGATCCAGACCCTTGATTTTTTCACCCCTGTGGTGGATGACCCTTATACCTTTGGCCAGATTGCGGCCGCCAATGCACTGAGCGATATTTACGCCATGGGTGGAGAACCAAAAGTGGCCCTTAATATTGTGGCTTGGCCAAACTGCGTAAATCCCGCTCTTTTGGGAAAGATTTTAGAAGGCGGGGCATCAAAGGTTCTTGAGGCAGGAGCCGTTCTGGCAGGCGGTCATTCCATTCAGGATAACGAACCAAAATACGGCTTAAGTGTCACCGGGTTTGTTCATCCGGATAAGGTTTTTAAAAACTGTGAAGCCAGACCAGGAGATGTTCTCATTCTGACAAAGCCTTTGGGAACCGGGATTGTTAACACGGCAGTCAAGGCGGATATGGCATCAGAAGAGGCGAAGCAGGAAGTGATCCGTGTCATGACCTCTTTAAACAGGAAGGCAAAGCAGGTGATCGAGCATTATGAAGTTCATAGCTGCACCGATATCACAGGCTTTGGCCTGGCAGGCCATGCAGTCGAGATGGCGGAGGGCAGCGGGGTCACGATTGAGATTTCCGTGAAAGATCTACCCATACAGAAAGAGGCGAAAAGTCTTGCCCAGATGGGACTTATTCCGGAAGGGGCTTACCGGAACCGTTCCTATACAGAGGATAAGCTGGATTTTGGAGAGACAGAGGAATATATCCGTGATATTTTTTGTGATCCCCAGACTTCAGGAGGACTATTGATCAGTGTTTCTCCAGAGGATGCAAAAAACATTATGAAGGATTTAAAAGCGGCACAAATGGAGACAGCCTATGGCATCATCGGGCGGGTTGTGGAACAAGAAGGAAAATCAGTAAAGTTGAGGTAA
- a CDS encoding selenium metabolism-associated LysR family transcriptional regulator, with product MNLKQLEAFVCVAEGKSFSAAAKKLYLTQPTVSAHISSLEKELGVRLFVRTTKEVELSSEGELLYDNARRMLQLEKNILRDFTQKDSKAANKIIVGASTVPGQYILPQILSLFSRTYPGNQLELREADSMEVVRMVQDGQVEIGFTGTTGSDPTCVFEPFYHDRLVIITPNNDKYRQYEKTGFPIEQFYEERWIVREEGSGTRKEAERYLQDMGVDLNRLEIVATISNQETIKKSVEAAMGISIISGAAVDDYVEQGSLLRFPLGAEEVYRKLYMVWSKNHKPGKAARLFIRFVRELYAYL from the coding sequence ATGAATTTAAAACAATTGGAAGCGTTTGTATGCGTAGCGGAAGGAAAAAGCTTTTCTGCGGCTGCCAAGAAACTATATTTAACCCAGCCTACGGTAAGCGCCCATATCAGCTCTTTGGAAAAGGAATTGGGAGTCAGGCTGTTTGTCCGCACGACGAAGGAGGTGGAGCTGTCCAGTGAGGGAGAGCTGCTTTATGATAATGCAAGGCGGATGCTGCAGCTGGAAAAAAATATTCTGAGGGATTTCACTCAGAAGGATTCAAAAGCGGCCAATAAAATCATAGTGGGCGCTTCTACAGTGCCCGGTCAGTATATTCTGCCTCAGATCCTTTCCCTGTTTTCCAGAACCTATCCGGGAAATCAGCTGGAGTTAAGGGAAGCGGACAGCATGGAAGTGGTCCGTATGGTTCAGGATGGACAGGTGGAAATTGGTTTTACAGGAACCACAGGCTCTGATCCCACCTGTGTATTTGAACCTTTTTATCATGACCGTCTGGTGATTATTACTCCCAATAATGACAAATACCGCCAATATGAGAAAACCGGGTTTCCCATAGAACAGTTTTATGAGGAGCGGTGGATCGTCCGGGAAGAAGGCTCCGGAACGAGAAAAGAAGCGGAACGTTATTTACAGGATATGGGAGTCGATTTAAACCGTCTGGAGATTGTAGCGACCATCAGCAATCAGGAAACCATTAAAAAGTCGGTGGAAGCGGCAATGGGGATTTCCATCATATCCGGAGCAGCTGTGGATGATTATGTAGAGCAGGGCTCCCTGCTTCGGTTTCCGCTGGGGGCCGAGGAGGTTTACCGGAAATTGTACATGGTTTGGAGCAAAAATCACAAGCCTGGTAAGGCAGCCAGATTATTTATACGTTTTGTCCGGGAACTGTATGCTTATTTATAG